A genomic segment from Andrena cerasifolii isolate SP2316 chromosome 7, iyAndCera1_principal, whole genome shotgun sequence encodes:
- the Fak gene encoding protein tyrosine kinase 2 Fak isoform X1, translating to MLELVERKASGISWPSCRGQNLDSFGKDPKRILFHRRDKGYPREKRWRRENGGLLCSLGQLGCNDSYSPDTLGTWKFHKVSRASHEGMSTGVGDGGGGGVGGVQGSGGGRNTPPHGSPTPMDKATLKVHLPNGGFNVVKFGDAIDVRGIISLVTSRLAAGTRNYRNLYAMRLHHPGSGESYWLHQDTTMYQVQEKYEKKHPHCEWRYELRVRYLPQNLNDLYEKDKVTFYYYYDQVRNDYLCANHAALDQDVAVQLCCLEIRYFFKDMPQIALDKKSNLEYLEREVGLHKFLPRSVLNGMKPKALRKLIQQHFKKVAALSELECMFKFFDLLRAHYRFDQERFICALGSSWSIPVELVIGPDLGISCMAHRGGTVPTRMAEFSQIQSIQTLVSDCKEHAKACIKLRVAGAVETLSITCSSLDQAESLADLIDGYCRLVTGSNTSLWNRKAASWKNYPCPCKDAHPPKLPYRQDGSNSPEKNVSKTGTILSEDYAEIVDEEGDYSTPATRDYEIVRNQVELGEIIGEGQFGNVHKGSYKGRDNQITAVAVKTCKVDADLATSEKFLEEAYIMQQFEHPHIIRLIGVCSEAPIWLVMELARLGEMRAYLQSNKHRLDLATLLLYTFQLSTALSYLESKKFVHRDIAARNVLVSAHNCVKLADFGLSRWVEDQSYYTASKCKLPIKWMAPESINFRRFTTSSDVWMFGVCMWEILMLGVKPFQGVKNNEVIRKLENGERLALPNHCPPRLYSLMSQCWSYEPSKRPTFKEIRETLHEILLEEKHQQQETMKRENRRVQAMSWGADDVPPPKPSRQPQNTTDQSQLTAAAPVSTYIVAQSPEVLAQLLKDNQTRGVCPSVYTTPASPFNTLAVQFQDEDQVLTTALVSDLPFFDPAISEPSASHDTQSGDSTLSDTNLDSLDSSDVPLMSSLNISETTQAQSPAANRKQQKVKEMQNLYAVSSKVVGSITGDLYSPVQKFSVASDAPVTTACGEIYGPVANFTQSSAIVGNLSQSPSVGGNFGENPGNFGPGSLNSGVVGPNGQSQSPSFVQFPPASASQALGVVQASVSQSSACGQNPASGGAYPRIAAVSSANVAIPTSNAECLYGPVLKFRAQNIQCQNAIDLKPVNASVASSVQTARSNLAHVSTSGQNLSSQPMMHAQNYQHQQQIYSNISHPISQPVYLSQSQHAQNIQRQSAVHQPVSYISTQHTSQQCQASGANPIYTGHATSVTVVQAQKVLVPSYVQQMQAGVASHVPISQAATVNQQLPFGIPHSHPVQAHFAVSGGAAQPTAGAGQQHVHSGAPSFVVGQQSSSIAATQHSQPSQCNVANLVTSTSNATQYLAQPALVCQPGIVKPCAPQVASGVAKITTFVAQKQDEQLTSSTDGTLSGSLISSAVSDSTMSSSSSMTEEAQQDQRTAQSQLFDSITENFTSGVDDEQKLLEQRLLEQQRQSEEDSRWLAREEKRLSIATSGDESASPPVPRSVTQSPNHEQHSANTGSLGSDKGTEKVIVVKKMEPTPTADLDRTNDKVYDCTTSVVRAVMSLSQGVQQSKAEQYLELVRKVGIELRALLSSVDALMDILPISAHREVEMAHKVLSKDMAELVTAMKQAQKYSATTLDAEYRKGMLSAAHILAMDAKNLLDVIDSIRIRYPYVDSQICQKQNDVGASQESTAESRIRSSQSGEQFLRRSQSTERQGTTFRQSQSGDLLHRMGQSVDRSLQGSQTDVSTGSSLERRHHIVTNSLERNSTTRRQMATNSLERKRPSLSCNISPMNNSMNLPPMVPVTCNLVQTVGPVIHPSQTVTTGISQQSVFATNNKTANETVTSDS from the exons ATGCTGGAGCTGGTGGAGCGCAAGGCAAGTGGGATCTCGTGGCCAAGCTGCCGCGGCCAGAATCTCGATTCCTTCGGCAAGGATCCCAAGAGGATCCTGTTCCACAGGCGGGACAAGGGCTACCCCCGGGAGAAGCGATGGAGGCGGGAGAACGGCGGCTTGCTCTGCTCCCTGGGGCAGCTGGGATGCAACGACTCCTACAGCCCCGACACCCTGGGCACGTGGAAGTTCCACAAGGTGTCCCGCGCCAG CCATGAGGGGATGAGCACTGGCGTTGGAGATGGAGGCGGAGGAGGCGTCGGCGGAGTGCAGGGCAGCGGGGGCGGGAGGAACACACCGCCCCATGGATCGCCCACCCCCATGGACAAGGCCACTTTGAAGGTCCATCTGCCTAACG GTGGTTTCAACGTCGTCAAATTCGGCGACGCGATCGACGTCAGAGGTATCATCTCTCTGGTGACTAGTCGACTCGCGGCAGGCACCAGGAACTATCGCAACCTATACGCCATGAGGCTGCATCACCCTGGATCGGGGGAGAGCTACTGGTTGCACCAGGACACCACCATGTACCAG GTTCAAGAGAAGTACGAGAAGAAGCACCCGCACTGCGAGTGGAGGTACGAGCTGAGGGTGCGCTACCTGCCTCAGAATCTCAACGACTTGTACGAAAAGGATAAAGTGACGTTCTATTACTACTACGACCAG GTCCGGAACGATTACCTGTGCGCGAACCACGCGGCCCTCGACCAGGACGTGGCGGTGCAACTGTGCTGCCTAGAGATCCGCTACTTCTTCAAAGACATGCCTCAGATCGCCCTCGATAAGAAGAGCAATCTCGAGTACCTCGAGAGAGAG GTCGGTCTGCACAAGTTCTTGCCGCGGTCGGTGCTGAATGGAATGAAGCCAAAGGCATTGCGCAAGCTAATACAGCAGCATTTTAAGAAGGTAGCCGCATTGTCGGAGCTCGAGTGCATGTTCAAGTTCTTCGACCTATTGAGGGCGCACTACAGATTCGACCAAGAGAGGTTTATATGCGCTTTGGGG TCGAGCTGGTCTATACCCGTGGAGCTAGTCATCGGGCCGGATTTAGGGATATCCTGCATGGCCCACAGGGGTGGAACGGTG CCGACGCGAATGGCAGAGTTCTCCCAGATACAGTCCATTCAGACGCTCGTGTCGGACTGCAAGGAGCACGCCAAAGCGTGCATCAAATTAAGGGTGGCTGGGGCGGTGGAAACGCTTAGCATAACCTGCTCGAGCCTGGACCAAGCGGAGAGTCTGGCGGATTTGATCGACGGCTACTGCAGGCTGGTCACCGGAAGCAACACCTCGCTGTGGAACAGAAAAG CTGCATCGTGGAAAAACTATCCCTGCCCATGCAAAG ACGCGCATCCACCCAAGTTGCCGTACAGGCAAGACGGCTCCAACAGTCCGGAGAAGAATGTGAGCAAAACGGGAACGATTCTGTCCGAGGACTACGCGGAGATCGTGGACGAGGAGGGGGATTACTCGACGCCAGCCA CTCGCGATTACGAGATAGTCCGGAACCAAGTGGAGCTGGGCGAGATCATCGGGGAGGGCCAGTTCGGTAATGTACATAAGGGTTCCTACAAGGGAAGAGACAACCAGATCACAGCCGTCGCGGTGAAAACCTGTAAAGTCGACGCGGACCTCGCGACTTCCGAGAAATTCCTCGAAGAAGCCT ACATAATGCAACAGTTCGAGCACCCCCACATCATCCGATTGATCGGCGTGTGCTCGGAAGCGCCTATATGGCTGGTGATGGAGCTGGCCAGGCTAGGAGAGATGCGTGCCTATCTGCAGTCGAACAAGCACCGCCTGGATCTCGCCACGCTTCTGCTTTACACGTTCCAGTTGAGCACTGCCTTGTCGTACCTCGAGAGCAAAAAATTCGTGCACAG AGACATCGCCGCGAGGAACGTGCTGGTCTCCGCGCACAATTGCGTAAAGCTGGCAGACTTTGGCCTGAGCAGATGGGTGGAGGATCAGAGCTACTACACCGCGAGCAAGTGCAAGTTGCCGATCAAGTGGATGGCCCCGGAGAGCATCAACTTCAGGCGCTTCACCACGTCCTCCGACGTCTGGATGTTCGGCGTGTGCATGTGGGAGATCCTGATGCTGGGCGTGAAGCCGTTCCAAGGTGTGAAGAACAACGAGGTGATCCGCAAGCTGGAGAACGGCGAAAGACTGGCGCTACCTAATCACTGCCCCCCGCGATTGTACTCGTTGATGTCGCAGTGCTGGAGCTACGAGCCCAGCAAGCGGCCGACCTTCAAGGAAATCAGAGAAACCCTGCA TGAGATTCTCTTGGAAGAAAAACACCAGCAGCAGGAGACGATGAAACGCGAAAACAGGAGAGTGCAGGCCATGTCTTGGG GCGCAGACGACGTACCGCCGCCGAAACCATCCAGGCAACCGCAAAACACGACGGATCAATCTCAGCTAACCGCCGCGGCGCCAGTTTCGACGTACATTGTGGCGCAAAGCCCCGAAGTTCTCGCGCAACTTCTCAAGGACAATCAAACTAGGGGGGTATGTCCCTCCGTCTACACCACACCCGCCTCCCCGTTCAACACCTTGGCGGTGCAGTTCCAAGACGAAGATCAAGTCTTGACCACCGCCCTGGTCTCCGACCTACCATTCTTCGATCCAGCCATCTCGGAGCCATCCGCCTCTCACGACACCCAATCGGGCGACTCCACCCTATCCGACACAAACCTGGACTCCCTCGACTCCTCCGACGTCCCTCTCATGTCCAGCCTCAACATCTCAGAGACGACACAAGCCCAATCACCCGCTGCCAACAGAAAGCAGCAGAAGGTTAAAGAGATGCAAAATTTGTACGCGGTCAGCTCGAAGGTGGTCGGTAGCATAACCGGGGATCTGTACTCGCCCGTGCAAAAGTTCTCGGTGGCCAGCGACGCGCCCGTGACCACCGCCTGCGGCGAGATCTACGGTCCGGTTGCCAATTTCACGCAGAGTTCCGCTATCGTCGGCAATCTCAGCCAGAGCCCGAGCGTGGGCGGCAACTTCGGCGAGAATCCCGGTAACTTCGGGCCCGGAAGTTTGAACAGCGGTGTCGTAGGGCCCAACGGTCAGTCTCAGTCCCCCAGTTTCGTTCAGTTCCCCCCTGCGAGCGCGAGTCAGGCGTTAGGCGTTGTCCAGGCCAGCGTGAGTCAGAGCTCCGCTTGCGGACAGAATCCAGCCTCCGGTGGCGCGTATCCTCGTATAGCCGCTGTCAGCTCGGCCAACGTGGCCATTCCCACCTCTAACGCGGAATGCTTGTACGGGCCGGTTCTCAAGTTCCGGGCGCAGAATATACAGTGCCAGAACGCGATCGACCTGAAGCCCGTGAACGCGTCGGTCGCGTCCTCCGTTCAAACCGCCAGGAGCAATCTGGCGCACGTGTCCACCTCGGGGCAGAATCTCTCGTCTCAGCCGATGATGCACGCTCAAAATTACCAGCATCAGCAACAGATTTACTCGAACATCAGTCACCCCATTTCGCAACCGGTCTACCTGTCGCAGTCGCAGCACGCGCAAAACATCCAGAGGCAGAGTGCCGTTCATCAACCAGTCTCTTACATCTCGACGCAACACACGAGTCAGCAGTGCCAGGCGAGCGGCGCCAACCCGATTTACACGGGCCACGCCACCTCCGTTACGGTCGTGCAAGCCCAGAAGGTCCTGGTCCCCTCGTACGTGCAACAAATGCAGGCTGGAGTCGCGAGTCACGTACCCATCTCTCAAGCGGCGACCGTGAATCAGCAATTGCCCTTCGGGATACCGCACAGCCACCCCGTTCAGGCACATTTCGCAGTGTCAGGTGGCGCGGCTCAACCGACCGCTGGCGCTGGCCAGCAGCACGTGCACTCCGGTGCGCCGAGCTTCGTCGTCGGCCAGCAATCGAGCTCCATTGCCGCCACGCAACATAGCCAACCGTCCCAGTGTAACGTAGCGAATCTTGTGACGAGCACGTCCAATGCAACGCAATACCTGGCCCAGCCGGCGCTCGTCTGCCAGCCGGGCATCGTCAAGCCCTGCGCGCCCCAGGTGGCCAGCGGTGTCGCGAAAATCACCACGTTCGTTGCGCAAAAGCAAGACGAGCAGCTGACCAGCTCCACGGACGGTACGCTTTCCGGATCTCTGATATCCTCCGCTGTCAGTGACAGCACCATGTCATCGAGCAGCTCGATGACAGAGGAGGCACAGCAAGACCAG AGAACTGCACAGTCGCAACTGTTCGACAGTATTACGGAGAACTTCACCAGCGGTGTCGACGACGAGCAAAAGTTATTAGAACAGCGACTGTTGGAGCAGCAACGTCAGTCGGAAGAGGATAGTCGTTGGTTGGCGAGGGAAGAG AAACGTTTATCTATCGCCACGAGTGGAGACGAAAGTGCCAGTCCCCCGGTTCCTCGTTCAGTCACACAGTCGCCGAATCATGAGCAGCACAGCGCTAACACTGGCTCCCTAGGCTCCGACAAGGGTACAGAGAAAGTGATTGTGGTAAAG aAAATGGAGCCCACACCTACCGCGGACCTGGATAGGACTAACGACAAAGTCTACGACTGTACGACCAGCGTGGTTCGTGCGGTCATGTCACTTTCCCAAG GCGTACAGCAGAGCAAGGCCGAGCAATACTTGGAGTTGGTGCGCAAGGTAGGCATCGAATTGAGAGCACTACTCTCGTCCGTGGACGCTCTGATGGACATACTGCCCATATCTGCTCATCGAGAAGTGGAAATGGCGCATAAGGTTCTCAGTAAAGACATGGCGGAACTCGTGACCGCTATGAAACAGGCCCAGAAGTACAGCGCAACTACTTTGGACGCGGAGTATCGAAA AGGGATGCTGTCAGCTGCTCATATCTTGGCAATGGACGCTAAGAATCTTTTAGATGTAATCGACTCGATACGCATTCGTTATCCCTACGTGGATAGCCAGATTTGCCAAAAGCAGAATGACGTTGGCGCCTCTCAGGAATCTACGGCAGAGAGCCGTATTCGTTCCAGCCAGTCCGGAGAACAGTTCTTGAGGAGAAGTCAGTCGACTGAACGTCAAGGCACAACGTTCAGACAGAGCCAAAGCGGTGATCTTTTGCACAGAATGGGCCAATCGGTCGATCGTTCTTTACAG GGCAGTCAAACTGACGTCAGTACCGGCTCTAGTCTCGAAAGAAGGCATCATATCGTAACCAACAGTCTCGAACGGAACTCGACAACGCGGAGACAAATGGCGACGAACAGCTTAGAAAGAAAGAGACCATCGTTGTCGTGCAATATCAGCCCCATGAATAATTCGATGAATTTGCCGCCGATGGTGCCGGTTACCTGTAATTTAGTCCAAACTGTGGGGCCTGTCATTCATCCGAGTCAGACAGTCACGACAGGTATTAGTCAGCAGTCGGTGTTCGCGACTAACAATAAAACGGCAAACGAAACTGTGACGAGTGATAGCTAA